The window ggagaggttgtctcacctgatccaagaagCTGTGAGCAAGGGAAGCCTCCACCCTGTGTCCATTAACAGATTTTGCCCtcctattacccatttgttcttcgctgacgatgtgatgatatttgtggaagggaatgaggagcaagttGGTGTGGTTATGGACATCCTTAATTGCTTCTGTGCTGCCTCTGGCCAAAAGATTAACATCCAAAAGtctcggatgctttgctctaaaaTTATGGATAAAGGAGTTTGCAAGAAACTTAGTGATCtttctggtattcctcttacccATTCTTTGGGTAAGTACCTTGGGATCCCTCTCCATAGTGACAGTGTCTCCAAAGCCTCGTTTAAGGAGACTCTGGATAAATCTAATGGGATGTGTGCTAGTTGTAAAGCCAGTTCTCTTTCCCTGGCAGGCCGTCTAACTTTAATTCAGTCGGTCAACTGTGCAGCTcctaatcatatcatgcaagcctgtagatTGCCTGAGCCAGTTCTTGATGagcttgacaagattaaccggcgtttcctttggggagagtttGGGGAGGCGAAAAAGATTCAccttgtcccttggaaggaggtctgccagccgaAAAAGTTGGGGGGTCTTGGAATAAGACaagctaaggataataacaaagtcttattaatgaagctcctctggagaatgtggcaatgcccttcctctctttgggttcgtcttctctgCGGTAAGTACCGaaaagacaaaatctttgggggccctaaggagagagttgccaattgttctttcctctggaaagggcttagcgatGTGTTTGTAGAATTTTGCTtgggggttggcctggaggtgggtaatggcaaGTTAATCAGTTTCTGGaatgatttttggttaggaGACAAACCGTTATTAGAAGTGTGTAGATCCCCTCCGCCTAATAATGTCCGTaattggaggattgccgatgtggtggactctgagggggactggatttggtccaagtttgatactttctttaacCTGGATACTCTCCTTAGGATTAGGGgggtgaagattagtaatcaagaggaggacaaggataggcactgttgggcccTAACTAACAATGGTGTTTATTcctgcaaatcggcctttgaagcccTTTCTCCCAATAGGGCTGACCCGCTCTCTGgtacttggaaatccatttgggcccttagaatcccttaccgtattaggagcttcctgtggctgggggttaaggacaggttgcttactaattcggataggcacagaaggcatttAGTGGCttcaggagcttgcagtagatgcagaggacatgttgaaaccttgtgccatgctcttagggactgtTCCAAGAGTAAAGAAGTATGGAAAAAGATCCTCCCACACCATATTCTTCCCTCCTTCCTTGCCCACCCTGAGCATGATTGGTTCTCTGAGGGTGTTAGTGGGAATTTACTggctaacatggagcatggtgatattttctttgctatcatcagtcaccaaatttggaaatggagaaatgaggagattttggTAAGAAAACGGTTTTTATTCCTAACTTAGTGGAGTTCTTCTCGGAAAAGCTCTATGTTATTACTGAGAGTttcaaaggggattcccttgCTTGCTCTACCCAGAATAAAGATGTCCACCTCCTTggttggagcaggccaagagaaggggtggttaagttgaatacggatggctcctgcctcaaTGATgggaagattgctgccggaggagttcttagagatgcggggggcgcctggctgtctgggtttacccagaatattgggttgggctcttccttttctgccGAGCTTTGGGGCATTCTCTCCGGCATCAAGCTTGCCAAAAATCTGGGTTTGAAGATGTTATCTGTTGAatctgataacatggaggccatcaatatgatttcaGACAATCATGCTATTTGTCGGAATAGCCTTAACCTTATCAGAGCTATTAAAAGACTTTGATCCTCCTTTGACTTCATTaagttcagccacatcttcagagagcaaaaccgggttgctgatcgcttggcggcagcTGGTCATTCTGGGTTATTGGGCGTCTCTACCCTTTCTGAGCCTCCTTCCTTTCTCTCGtctcttcttttagaagataggatcggggtcagctttcccaggctgatcccgggttagatTTTTTctctgtttgtttgtttttcttttcctgtttccaccaaaaaaaaaattattattattaccttTGCCATTATTACCATCCAAAAAAACTTTATCTCTCcccttttttctcaaaaataaaaaataaaaaaattatctctttcttaaataaaataaaagcttggggtaaaaaaaaattgggagcAAATTAGAgattggatgagcttactttgtcaaagtttatcaccatctaatggtgaaaaaaacaaaatatgtcttactttatcaaaaacaaagtaagcatagcctaccCTATACTCTGTTTATTCATCTATTAAAAATAggataaattcaaaaaaaaaacccctatgGTTTCATGTTATTCTAAAAAAACTCTTttggtttgttaatacaaaaaaaaggactgtggtttgcgccgttatccgaaaaacgaaaaatagcttaacaccgttaaagtgctgacgtggcacagaggtaaggttggaaattcgaatttttttttatttttttatttttttccctctctctctcctccttcttcttcctccttcttcttcctcttcttcttcattcttcttccttttcttcttcctttttcttcttcttccttcttattcttccttcttttttttcttttttttaagcttccggaaatctggaaatttccggaAATTTTCgagaaaatttccagatttccggagATTTTTCAGAAATTTCCCAAAATCCGGAAATTTTCCAAATTTCCGGAAAATTTCAGAATgtccaaaattaaaaaaaaaaagaatagaggaaaaaaaaggaaaaggaagaagaaagaagaaaagagaagaggagaaggaggaagaagaaacagaAGGAAGAAGGGAgggggaaaaaaaataaaaaaaaattcgattttccaattttacccatgtaccacgtcagcactttaacaccgttaaaccatttttcgtttttcgggtaacgacaCAAATAACGGTCCTTTTTTATATTAACAAACTAAAAGAGTTTTTTTAGAATAACATGAAAccacataaattttttttagaatttacccttaaaaatataaacatttccataaaaaaattaaaaaacaaatttaattagCTTCCATCTATTTAGAAatgtaattttacctttaattgTTATCTTTTTAActctaaataaattttttatctatatttttatttattatttttcaataaatatcaatcaattctttttttttactagCTAAAAAAATAATTCAGTTAACTGTAACTTTTTGAGAAACCGGACCTTTTATGTCTTTCctctttatatgtttttggCTGTAATCTGCCGCAgatacttctttttctttttattatttctaatctTATTTTTTGCATAAGatctaaaaattttatatttttatataaatctaTTAGAGCATCTCTAACAATCTCTTAAATAGAGCATTTTCAACAGTCTTTTAAATTggttcttaagttaaaatttaaattaaaatttaagaagagagaatgaaaattcatctccaacagccCTTTAGTGACTCCTCAAATCATTAAGAACCCCTCCATCCTCTCAATTAATAGAAAGTCTCtctcaaatcactaagaacCCCTCCATCCTTTTTATTAATAGGGAGTCTCTCCACCTCTTATACCttctaactttattttttattaataatttattattgatgtgtctctCCTCACACTGAtaatgtaacaataaagaataattttaataataaaataataaataaaaagtgaatACAAAAAAGCATTATTGAAGATACTCTTGGACTCCATCGTTAAGATGATAGTGTGATTTCAATTATTTTCCATGGATCCATACTTTAATTAAAAGAAGAAAATGTAGAAAAAGAAAGTATTTATTATCAGCAATATTCATGATTATTACAACTCCTCCCTTCCTATATCACACAAAGTAACATCTATAGTCGGAGAATCTCTCTCTTCTCTACCAGAAACAACTTCTACGGCTGCGGATATGCTCACTCACATCCTAAACACACCTGCAACGGttaataattaaaacaaaaacaataataataaggaaattaagaaaataattaggaaaatgaaaaatgaaaaatacctAGAAATAGATCTCTGATCTGTAAGAAAGGGAGAAAAGTAATCTACAGATCTAATCGCTAtcgctgctgctgctgctgtgaTGTCCATCATCATGatgtttcttctccttcttcttcttcttcttgtcgCCGTCGTGACCGCCGGAGTGCTCTTTATCGCCATGGATCTTGTCCTTGATCTTCTCAACCATACCTTCCTTGTGCTCGCCATGTCCATCTTTCTTGTGATCTCCTTTGTTTTC is drawn from Euphorbia lathyris chromosome 9, ddEupLath1.1, whole genome shotgun sequence and contains these coding sequences:
- the LOC136206764 gene encoding dehydrin HIRD11 translates to MAGIMHKIEETLHIGGGNKKEEHKVESHKAENKGDHKKDGHGEHKEGMVEKIKDKIHGDKEHSGGHDGDKKKKKKEKKHHDDGHHSSSSSDSD